Proteins encoded in a region of the Dethiosulfovibrio russensis genome:
- a CDS encoding 3-isopropylmalate dehydratase large subunit, which translates to MKRTLASQIIASHTTDPVKEGAICRVSVDFAFVNDITAPPAIDAMAAMGRSRVFDRKRCAIVPDHFTPNKDIASAEQAKKSRIFASEQEMLYWEVGRAGIEHAMLPEKGYILPGDIVLGADSHTCTGGAMGAFSTGMGSTDLAGAWATGETWLMVPPTVRIDFRGSISRHITGKDLILAVLREISVQGARYMALEFGGDALASMSMDHRFTVANMAVEAGGKAGLFVPDETTLAYAEARASRPFTARYPDEGCEYAKRVEIDVDKLTPLVAAPHSPDNVRPASTFGDTEIQQVFIGSCTNGRLEDMAAAASVLEGKKVHPSVRCIVIPASYEVYNACLEKGYIRTFTEAGAAVCTPTCGPCLGGHMGILAEGERCVSTSNRNFVGRMGHPKSEVYLASPVTAAWSAVKGHIADPAQEEA; encoded by the coding sequence ATGAAGAGAACCCTCGCATCTCAGATAATAGCCAGCCACACCACGGATCCCGTCAAAGAGGGAGCCATCTGCCGGGTATCGGTGGACTTCGCCTTCGTAAACGACATCACCGCTCCTCCCGCCATAGACGCCATGGCGGCCATGGGAAGAAGCCGGGTGTTCGATCGGAAGCGATGCGCCATAGTTCCGGACCACTTCACCCCCAACAAGGACATAGCCTCGGCGGAACAGGCCAAGAAATCCCGTATATTCGCCTCGGAGCAGGAAATGCTCTACTGGGAGGTTGGACGGGCCGGCATCGAGCACGCCATGCTTCCCGAAAAAGGCTACATACTCCCTGGCGACATCGTTCTGGGCGCCGACAGCCACACCTGCACCGGCGGCGCCATGGGAGCCTTCTCCACGGGGATGGGTTCCACCGACCTGGCCGGAGCCTGGGCCACAGGCGAGACCTGGCTCATGGTCCCTCCGACGGTACGCATAGATTTCCGGGGCTCCATATCCAGACACATCACGGGAAAGGACCTCATATTGGCGGTCCTGCGCGAGATATCGGTACAGGGAGCCAGATACATGGCCCTCGAGTTCGGAGGGGATGCCTTGGCCTCCATGTCGATGGACCACCGATTCACCGTGGCAAACATGGCGGTCGAAGCAGGAGGCAAGGCCGGGCTCTTCGTCCCGGACGAGACCACCCTGGCCTACGCAGAGGCTAGAGCCTCACGCCCCTTCACCGCCAGATATCCCGACGAGGGATGCGAATACGCCAAACGGGTGGAGATCGACGTGGACAAGCTCACGCCGCTGGTGGCGGCGCCCCACTCTCCGGACAACGTAAGGCCAGCATCCACCTTCGGAGACACCGAGATACAGCAGGTCTTCATCGGATCCTGCACCAACGGAAGGCTGGAGGACATGGCGGCGGCGGCATCGGTGCTCGAGGGGAAGAAGGTCCATCCGTCGGTCCGGTGCATAGTCATACCGGCGTCCTACGAGGTATATAACGCCTGTCTGGAGAAAGGCTACATCCGGACCTTCACCGAGGCAGGGGCGGCGGTCTGCACTCCGACGTGCGGCCCATGCCTGGGAGGACACATGGGGATACTGGCGGAAGGCGAGAGATGCGTGTCCACCAGCAACAGAAACTTCGTCGGCAGAATGGGACACCCGAAGAGCGAGGTATATCTGGCCAGCCCTGTGACGGCGGCCTGGAGCGCCGTCAAGGGACACATCGCCGATCCGGCGCAGGAGGAGGCATAG
- a CDS encoding peptide chain release factor 3: MTVSNSSELKRQIERRRTFGIISHPDAGKTTLTEKLLLFGGAITMAGAVKSRKASRHATSDWMSIEQERGISVTSSVMKFEYRDYEINLLDTPGHKDFSEDTYRVLTAVDSAVMVIDSVKGVEEQTRRLMEVCRMRNTPIMTFVNKLDREGMSPLEVMSDIEETLQIECAPLTWPVGMGKGYKGTYDIYRKKLTLFRAGFESLREQDMVTEISDLSDPRLDELLGSQADDLRGDVELLEGAANPFDLDDYLKGSQTPVFFGSAVNNFGVKEMLDSFVEIAPCPGPRETTTRTVSPDEEEFSGFVFKIQANMDLAHRDRLAFMRICSGKFQRGMKVKHHRIGKDITMSNPTIFMAQDRELVDEAWPGDIVGIHNHGTIKIGDTFTDKEPLQYTGIPSFAPEHFRRVRLDSPMKSKQLHKGLLQLSEEGAIQVFRPINDNIFILGAVGVLQFDVAVARLKAEYSVDASYDSTPYSVARWVRCDDPKKMAEFEKTQQNNLAKDSADQLVYLAANNWDLKYVENHWPEVQFLKTCEHSGE, from the coding sequence ATGACCGTCAGCAATTCCTCGGAACTTAAAAGACAGATAGAGCGTCGCAGAACCTTCGGCATAATAAGCCACCCCGACGCGGGAAAGACTACCCTCACGGAGAAGCTCCTGCTCTTCGGAGGAGCCATAACCATGGCGGGAGCGGTAAAATCACGCAAGGCCTCCCGTCACGCCACCAGCGACTGGATGTCCATCGAGCAGGAAAGGGGAATCTCCGTCACCAGCTCGGTGATGAAGTTCGAATATCGGGACTACGAGATAAACCTGCTGGATACCCCGGGACACAAGGACTTTTCCGAGGACACATACAGGGTTCTCACCGCCGTGGACAGCGCCGTGATGGTTATAGACAGCGTCAAGGGGGTCGAGGAACAGACCAGAAGGCTCATGGAGGTCTGCCGGATGAGAAACACACCCATCATGACCTTCGTGAACAAGCTGGACAGGGAGGGAATGTCTCCCTTAGAGGTGATGTCCGACATAGAGGAAACCCTACAGATAGAGTGCGCCCCTCTCACCTGGCCGGTGGGAATGGGCAAGGGCTACAAGGGAACCTACGACATATACAGAAAAAAGCTCACCCTCTTCCGTGCCGGCTTCGAGTCCCTGAGGGAACAGGACATGGTGACGGAGATATCCGACCTGTCCGACCCCAGGCTGGACGAGCTTCTGGGATCCCAGGCGGACGACCTGAGAGGCGATGTGGAACTTCTGGAGGGAGCGGCCAACCCCTTCGACCTGGACGACTACCTTAAGGGCAGCCAGACCCCGGTCTTCTTCGGAAGCGCCGTGAACAACTTCGGGGTCAAGGAGATGCTGGACAGCTTCGTGGAGATAGCTCCCTGCCCCGGCCCCAGGGAGACTACGACCAGGACGGTATCTCCCGACGAGGAGGAGTTCTCCGGCTTCGTCTTCAAAATACAGGCCAACATGGACCTGGCCCACAGGGACCGCCTGGCCTTCATGAGGATATGCTCGGGAAAATTCCAGAGAGGGATGAAGGTCAAACATCACAGAATAGGCAAGGACATAACCATGTCCAACCCCACCATATTCATGGCCCAGGACAGAGAGCTGGTCGACGAGGCCTGGCCGGGAGACATCGTGGGCATACACAACCACGGCACCATAAAGATAGGGGACACCTTTACCGACAAAGAACCCCTTCAGTACACCGGAATACCGAGCTTCGCGCCGGAGCATTTCAGAAGAGTCAGGCTGGACTCTCCCATGAAGTCCAAACAGCTTCACAAGGGGCTGTTGCAGCTATCCGAAGAGGGAGCGATACAGGTCTTCCGGCCGATAAACGACAATATATTCATACTGGGAGCCGTCGGCGTGCTTCAGTTCGACGTGGCGGTGGCCAGGCTCAAGGCCGAGTACTCGGTGGACGCAAGCTACGACTCCACCCCCTACTCGGTGGCCCGGTGGGTCCGTTGCGACGACCCCAAGAAAATGGCCGAGTTCGAGAAAACCCAGCAGAACAACCTGGCCAAAGACAGCGCCGACCAGTTGGTCTACCTGGCGGCCAACAACTGGGACCTTAAGTACGTGGAGAACCACTGGCCGGAAGTACAGTTTCTGAAGACCTGCGAACACTCGGGGGAATAA
- a CDS encoding isocitrate/isopropylmalate dehydrogenase family protein, whose amino-acid sequence MTVKIIAQIAGDGIGPEVIRQGRKAADAATAKTGTDLEWRTFPWGASHYLSTGEILPDDAVERLSECDSIYLGAIGDPKVKPGILERGILLTLRFGFDMYVNLRPARAFPKVPVPIAGADGHSIDMLVVRENTEDLYMGLGATGDGSIDEAIEAKRGLYDLTGNVKLETGHRMAMQMGIATEPAIRRITATACRFAKGRGDDSILLATKANAMPQLYGFWEEIAADEAKAQGMPMETMNVDAMCYHAVRSPWDFGTVLCPNLFGDIVSDLFAGITGGLGVAAGGNLGDGLGMFEPIHGSAPDIAGTDRANPLAAILSAGLMLDSLGEHRAAKTIDRAVETFLSENDGDDLPREMGGQAGTEAVGDRVAEIIERIGEETP is encoded by the coding sequence ATGACAGTTAAGATAATAGCCCAGATCGCAGGAGACGGAATAGGTCCGGAGGTAATCAGGCAGGGACGAAAGGCGGCGGACGCCGCCACGGCCAAGACGGGGACGGATCTGGAATGGAGGACCTTTCCATGGGGAGCGTCCCACTACCTCTCCACCGGTGAGATCCTTCCGGACGACGCAGTGGAGAGGCTTTCGGAGTGCGACTCCATATATCTGGGAGCCATAGGGGATCCAAAGGTCAAGCCGGGGATACTGGAAAGAGGCATCCTTCTGACGCTGCGATTTGGCTTCGACATGTACGTGAACCTCCGTCCCGCCAGAGCCTTTCCCAAGGTACCGGTTCCGATAGCGGGAGCGGACGGCCATTCGATAGACATGCTGGTGGTCCGGGAGAACACCGAGGACCTCTACATGGGGCTCGGAGCCACCGGAGACGGAAGCATCGACGAGGCCATAGAGGCGAAAAGAGGGCTCTACGACCTGACTGGCAACGTAAAGCTGGAGACTGGACACAGGATGGCCATGCAGATGGGAATAGCCACAGAACCGGCTATCAGAAGGATAACCGCCACGGCCTGCCGCTTCGCCAAAGGACGAGGAGACGATTCGATACTTCTGGCAACCAAGGCAAACGCTATGCCCCAGCTTTACGGCTTCTGGGAGGAGATAGCCGCCGACGAGGCCAAGGCTCAGGGAATGCCGATGGAGACGATGAACGTGGACGCCATGTGCTACCACGCAGTCAGAAGCCCTTGGGATTTCGGCACCGTGCTCTGCCCCAACCTGTTCGGCGACATAGTCAGCGACCTCTTCGCCGGAATAACCGGAGGGCTTGGAGTGGCGGCGGGAGGCAACCTGGGAGACGGGCTGGGGATGTTCGAGCCCATACACGGCTCGGCCCCGGACATTGCCGGAACGGACAGGGCCAACCCTCTGGCCGCCATCCTATCGGCGGGACTGATGCTCGACTCCCTGGGAGAACACCGGGCCGCCAAGACGATAGACCGAGCGGTGGAGACCTTCCTTAGCGAAAACGACGGAGACGACCTTCCGAGAGAGATGGGAGGCCAGGCAGGCACAGAGGCGGTCGGAGACAGGGTCGCCGAGATAATAGAGAGAATCGGAGAGGAGACTCCTTGA
- a CDS encoding 3-isopropylmalate dehydratase small subunit translates to MRGKAWKFGDHVDTDVIIPARYLVTADPETLGAHCMEDGDPDFAKKISQGDIIIGGENFGCGSSREHAPIAIKGAGISCVIAKSFARIFFRNSINVGLPIFVCPEAAERISQGDEVTADMEVGVISDETTGESWTVPAFPEYLRGIIAAGGLVPFVASGAGR, encoded by the coding sequence ATGAGAGGAAAAGCCTGGAAATTCGGAGACCACGTGGACACAGATGTAATAATACCGGCCAGATATCTGGTCACGGCCGATCCTGAGACGCTTGGCGCCCACTGCATGGAGGACGGCGACCCCGATTTCGCTAAAAAGATATCCCAGGGGGACATCATTATCGGAGGAGAGAACTTCGGCTGCGGATCCAGCAGAGAACACGCCCCCATCGCCATAAAGGGAGCGGGGATCTCCTGCGTCATAGCTAAATCCTTCGCCAGGATCTTCTTCCGCAACTCCATAAACGTGGGGCTGCCCATCTTCGTCTGCCCCGAGGCGGCAGAGAGAATATCCCAGGGCGACGAGGTGACGGCGGACATGGAGGTCGGAGTCATCTCGGACGAGACGACCGGGGAAAGCTGGACCGTACCGGCATTTCCCGAATATCTCCGTGGAATAATCGCCGCCGGTGGACTGGTGCCCTTCGTGGCGTCCGGAGCGGGGAGATAG
- a CDS encoding carbon-nitrogen hydrolase family protein: MLTLKDTCRIAVVQAAPVMFDSEASTEKAVDLTSKAAEKGAELIVFPELFIPGYPYGITYGFTVGSRTVEGREDWKKYYDNSIVVPGPETEALGKAAEEAGAFLSIGVSERDSLSATLYNSNLLFSPEGELLFSHRKLKPTGTERVVWGDGDKGLFPVAESPWGPIGSLICWESYMPLARVALYEKGVTLYISPNTNDNEEWQSTIRHIAIEGRCYFVNCDMYFTKDMYPKDLNCSDEIAKLPDTVCRGGSCVIDPYGHAVTETIWDEEAIIFAELDMQKVPASRMEFDPCGHYSRPDVLKLVVQDK; encoded by the coding sequence ATGCTCACGCTAAAGGACACATGCAGGATCGCTGTGGTCCAGGCGGCACCGGTCATGTTCGACAGCGAAGCCTCTACGGAAAAAGCCGTCGACCTTACGAGTAAGGCCGCCGAGAAAGGGGCGGAGCTGATCGTTTTCCCCGAGCTTTTCATTCCAGGCTATCCCTACGGGATCACCTACGGGTTCACGGTGGGAAGCAGGACCGTCGAAGGTCGGGAGGACTGGAAAAAATACTACGACAACTCGATCGTCGTGCCAGGTCCGGAGACCGAGGCTCTCGGTAAAGCCGCCGAGGAGGCCGGTGCGTTTTTGAGCATCGGAGTGTCGGAACGGGACTCCCTATCGGCGACGCTCTACAACTCCAACCTGCTGTTCTCCCCGGAAGGAGAGCTGCTCTTCTCCCACAGGAAACTGAAACCCACCGGCACAGAGCGGGTGGTATGGGGGGACGGTGACAAAGGGCTCTTTCCCGTGGCGGAATCGCCCTGGGGACCGATCGGAAGCCTAATCTGCTGGGAAAGCTACATGCCCCTGGCCAGGGTCGCCCTCTACGAAAAGGGAGTGACCCTCTACATCTCGCCCAACACCAACGACAACGAGGAATGGCAGTCCACCATCCGCCACATCGCCATAGAGGGACGATGCTACTTCGTCAACTGCGACATGTACTTCACGAAGGACATGTACCCCAAGGACCTGAACTGTTCCGACGAGATAGCCAAACTGCCGGACACGGTCTGCCGTGGCGGAAGCTGCGTCATAGATCCCTACGGTCACGCCGTGACTGAGACCATATGGGACGAGGAAGCAATCATATTCGCCGAGCTGGACATGCAGAAGGTGCCCGCCAGCCGCATGGAGTTCGACCCTTGCGGCCACTACTCCCGACCGGACGTGCTGAAACTGGTGGTGCAGGATAAATAA
- a CDS encoding DUF4276 family protein, which translates to MNDYIEVVAIVEGQTELAFIKYILREYLSTKNIFITPIMTSKPGQKGGDVKFARVKRDISHQLKQRKDTFLTTFIDFYGIDKKWPGVDKAVGQTTPSIQAKTLNDATKREIGESFPDLDSDRRFIPYVSIHEFEALLFSDTEVLSKHIGVSSKKIDKIIGQCKEPERVNNSPDTAPSKRLKKLSSRFQKTTTGIAIAKEIGIPKMRKKCPVFNAWLSEIESLR; encoded by the coding sequence ATGAATGACTACATCGAGGTAGTCGCGATTGTGGAAGGACAAACGGAACTGGCCTTCATAAAATATATTTTAAGAGAATATCTCTCCACAAAGAACATCTTCATAACCCCTATCATGACATCTAAGCCAGGGCAAAAGGGAGGAGATGTTAAGTTTGCCAGAGTAAAAAGGGACATCAGTCATCAACTGAAACAACGAAAAGATACGTTTTTAACTACCTTCATAGATTTCTACGGTATAGACAAAAAATGGCCCGGTGTCGATAAGGCGGTGGGACAGACAACACCTTCGATACAAGCGAAAACCCTAAACGACGCCACTAAACGGGAAATCGGTGAAAGTTTCCCCGACTTAGACTCAGATAGACGATTTATCCCTTACGTATCTATACATGAATTCGAGGCTCTGCTTTTCAGTGACACGGAGGTTCTCTCGAAACATATTGGAGTTTCCTCAAAAAAGATCGATAAAATCATAGGACAATGCAAGGAACCAGAAAGAGTGAATAACTCACCGGATACCGCTCCGTCTAAAAGACTAAAAAAACTAAGCTCCAGGTTCCAGAAAACGACCACGGGAATAGCGATAGCAAAAGAGATAGGGATTCCCAAGATGCGTAAGAAATGCCCGGTTTTCAATGCCTGGCTCTCTGAGATAGAATCCTTGAGATAA
- a CDS encoding KAP family P-loop NTPase fold protein: MGVDETEDLVKIKLDNPIEKAEEDVLERDDMAKLFVERIVELDVSKGAVVGVLGPWGCGKTSFLNLMKQHLKELGIKNIEFNPWMFSDTDQLVGTFFAEISAQLKSRLGLPDIGKFFERYGRPLSHIVGWLPFGPSIGPVEKLLKSVVEIFGVIAKECPDESMTARREKVEEALKKLDRPIVVVLDDIDRLTTREIRDIFKLVRLTASFSNIIYVLAFDRDRVEKALEEDGLPGRDYLEKIVQVNVDLPTMPSRLLEREFSRELSDVLSKIDDQDEVWPDVSVEIIWPLINNIRDVRRYVAAVRFTLCNLNGQVAIADVLALEAVRVFLPHVFAELPKSIDGLSYSCEKSNEELKNQVYSLIRVASEEPLDERRIDQLSGEVLSVPMSVVISMIKRLFPMAVRFIGGAEYDRDFEPQWSQDRRVAHGLFLRLYLERIVGEELMSIMDAESALLRMKAPDAFEDFLRSIPPERLAEVIGRLGDLEERFRPECVETGILGLFNVLPLIPERRRSSADVGPDWTVRGVISKLLRSFSNSEELAKMVGSVLSKLRGLYSRGVLLSIAKDIENMPEEALDKFEKDWRQDVRQTDVESLIKERELLNVLLRVKRMADPSEPPFDVPDLPSVTLSVLKSAKVEELGQHYGSRAVLREVTLCWDKLKELYGNDEVLQERLEALKADNPKDVDDLMTLVDRYLDNSPADKR, from the coding sequence ATGGGCGTAGATGAGACCGAAGATCTCGTAAAAATAAAGCTGGATAATCCGATCGAGAAAGCAGAAGAAGATGTTTTGGAGAGAGATGATATGGCCAAACTTTTCGTCGAACGGATAGTCGAGCTGGATGTATCTAAGGGGGCCGTAGTTGGGGTTCTCGGCCCCTGGGGGTGCGGCAAGACGTCTTTCCTTAATTTGATGAAGCAACATTTGAAGGAGCTTGGGATTAAAAATATCGAGTTCAATCCATGGATGTTCAGCGACACGGATCAACTAGTAGGGACCTTTTTCGCCGAGATTTCCGCTCAGCTGAAGTCTCGCTTAGGTCTTCCCGATATTGGAAAGTTTTTCGAGCGTTACGGCAGGCCTCTTTCGCATATAGTGGGATGGTTGCCTTTTGGACCTTCGATTGGTCCCGTTGAGAAGCTTCTAAAAAGTGTAGTTGAAATATTTGGTGTTATCGCGAAAGAATGTCCTGACGAGAGCATGACAGCTAGAAGGGAAAAGGTGGAGGAAGCGTTAAAAAAGCTCGATAGACCTATCGTCGTTGTGTTGGATGACATCGACCGCCTTACCACCAGGGAAATAAGGGATATTTTCAAACTGGTGCGTCTGACGGCGAGCTTTTCTAACATCATCTACGTTTTGGCCTTCGATCGTGACAGAGTTGAGAAAGCCCTGGAAGAGGACGGTCTTCCAGGACGGGATTACCTCGAGAAGATAGTTCAGGTCAACGTAGATTTGCCTACGATGCCGTCGCGTCTTCTTGAAAGAGAATTTTCAAGAGAGTTGTCTGATGTCCTCTCAAAGATAGATGACCAGGATGAGGTTTGGCCTGATGTCTCTGTGGAGATAATCTGGCCTTTGATAAATAATATCCGGGACGTGAGGCGCTACGTGGCGGCGGTTAGATTTACCCTGTGTAATTTGAATGGGCAGGTCGCGATTGCGGATGTTTTGGCCTTGGAGGCGGTCAGAGTTTTTCTTCCCCACGTGTTCGCCGAACTTCCTAAGTCGATCGATGGTTTGAGCTATTCATGCGAGAAAAGCAATGAAGAACTGAAAAATCAAGTTTACAGCCTCATAAGGGTTGCGAGTGAGGAACCTCTCGACGAACGACGAATAGATCAGCTTTCAGGAGAGGTCTTAAGTGTTCCGATGTCAGTTGTTATTTCTATGATAAAAAGGCTTTTTCCGATGGCAGTCCGTTTTATAGGGGGTGCCGAATACGATCGAGATTTCGAGCCGCAGTGGAGTCAAGATCGCCGTGTCGCTCATGGGCTTTTCCTCAGACTGTATCTCGAACGTATAGTCGGCGAAGAGTTGATGTCCATTATGGATGCCGAAAGCGCTTTGCTTCGGATGAAAGCCCCCGATGCTTTCGAAGATTTTTTGCGATCGATTCCACCGGAGCGTTTGGCGGAGGTTATCGGTCGTCTCGGAGACCTTGAGGAGCGGTTTAGACCTGAATGCGTAGAGACTGGTATATTGGGACTGTTTAATGTATTGCCGTTGATTCCCGAGCGTCGAAGATCGTCAGCGGATGTTGGTCCTGATTGGACCGTGAGAGGGGTTATAAGTAAGCTTCTACGCTCTTTCAGTAATTCTGAAGAGCTGGCGAAAATGGTTGGGAGTGTTTTGTCGAAACTCCGGGGCCTTTACTCAAGGGGGGTGTTGTTGAGCATAGCAAAAGACATCGAGAACATGCCTGAAGAAGCGCTTGATAAGTTTGAAAAAGACTGGCGCCAGGACGTTCGTCAGACCGATGTCGAAAGTTTGATCAAGGAAAGGGAACTTCTTAACGTCTTATTGCGTGTAAAAAGAATGGCCGACCCTTCGGAACCGCCGTTCGATGTGCCGGATTTGCCGTCGGTGACATTGTCTGTCCTTAAGTCAGCGAAGGTCGAAGAATTGGGGCAACATTATGGAAGCCGAGCGGTCCTTAGAGAGGTCACACTCTGCTGGGATAAGTTAAAAGAACTTTACGGTAACGATGAAGTCCTACAAGAGAGGTTAGAGGCGCTAAAGGCCGATAATCCGAAAGACGTGGACGATTTGATGACGTTGGTTGATAGGTATCTCGATAACTCTCCTGCGGATAAACGGTAA
- a CDS encoding AAA family ATPase yields the protein MKNSLDKLTIKGFKSIQSLDNFELRNLNVFIGGNGAGKSNLIDFFRLLRNLIDGNLNDYVRMSGGISDLLFNGRKTTHKMEFEAYFGQRGYRFSITPGPAEDCILTEEARYYDNSSSGWWKLTGERRENESLLVKETKSKTKDSEYSSPVHDAISSWQIYHFHDTGSTAGMRHYEIVQDDKNLRFDGSNIAPYLLRLKNENVQEYREILDAVRLVTPFLDDFILEPSLFGEREKVNLSWTQKGSDYPMQPYHLSDGSIRFVCLATALLQPDPPSTIIIDEPELGLHPFAIAILAELVQNASDRTQLIVATQSPKFIDHFDLEDIVVVNRKDGSSDFKRLQRAEYATWLDDYSVGELWDKNVIPGGPRHE from the coding sequence ATGAAAAACTCTCTGGATAAACTGACTATAAAAGGTTTTAAGTCGATTCAGTCCCTCGACAATTTTGAGCTTAGAAACCTAAACGTTTTCATCGGTGGCAACGGAGCTGGAAAAAGCAATCTGATAGACTTTTTCCGACTGCTTAGAAACCTCATAGATGGCAACCTGAACGATTACGTCCGTATGTCTGGAGGAATCAGTGATCTGCTCTTTAACGGTCGCAAGACCACCCATAAAATGGAGTTCGAAGCTTATTTCGGCCAACGAGGCTATCGTTTCAGCATAACTCCCGGCCCGGCAGAAGATTGCATATTAACCGAAGAGGCTCGATACTATGACAACAGTTCTAGCGGTTGGTGGAAACTAACGGGAGAAAGAAGAGAAAACGAATCCTTGTTGGTGAAAGAAACAAAGAGCAAAACCAAAGATTCAGAGTACAGCAGCCCCGTCCACGACGCTATTTCATCCTGGCAGATATATCATTTCCACGATACCGGCTCAACGGCAGGTATGAGGCACTACGAAATCGTCCAGGACGACAAAAATCTACGCTTCGACGGATCAAACATCGCACCATATCTCCTTAGGCTCAAGAACGAAAACGTACAGGAATACCGGGAAATTCTGGACGCAGTGCGTCTGGTTACACCCTTTCTCGATGATTTCATCCTTGAGCCATCGTTATTCGGCGAAAGGGAGAAGGTCAATCTTTCATGGACTCAAAAAGGATCGGACTACCCCATGCAACCGTACCATCTTTCCGACGGTTCAATACGGTTCGTCTGTCTCGCAACGGCGCTTCTTCAACCGGACCCCCCATCCACGATCATAATAGACGAACCAGAACTAGGGCTTCACCCTTTCGCCATAGCGATACTGGCGGAACTAGTTCAAAATGCGTCGGACAGAACACAGTTGATCGTAGCGACACAATCGCCAAAATTCATAGATCACTTCGATTTGGAAGATATCGTAGTAGTCAACAGGAAAGACGGCTCGTCCGATTTCAAACGTCTACAGAGGGCGGAATATGCTACCTGGCTGGATGATTACTCGGTAGGAGAGCTGTGGGACAAAAACGTCATCCCCGGAGGACCTCGCCATGAATGA